From a region of the Dunckerocampus dactyliophorus isolate RoL2022-P2 chromosome 20, RoL_Ddac_1.1, whole genome shotgun sequence genome:
- the psmg2 gene encoding proteasome assembly chaperone 2 isoform X2, whose product MFISSQSSTPVFKDLTLVMPAVAVGNVGQLAVDLIISTLNVRRVGYLHTDCLIPMAGNNPYATCKDDAEELHTAAEVYAAPELKLAILQIRAPIVKPKSKRFRQLLLSWIKSSGFSRTVVLSSSHAYQRDDQQLQGLLKASADALKELGWKEMEKVPPCLGHSDANTEPRLVVPGGGITKGLFTDSCTEEVRLAVLLIFCSEGNNIPDAFTLLNHLNDWLHLLDSPKHEANNWKIPASWSLLFGSGIPPALF is encoded by the exons ATGTTTATCTCTTCACAAAGTTCTACGCCTGTATTTAAAGATTTGACGCTTGTTATG CCAGCAGTGGCGGTGGGCAATGTGGGCCAGCTGGCGGTGGACCTAATCATATCCACACTAAACGTGCGCCGAGTGGGCTACCTGCACACGGACTGCCTCATCCCCATGGCGGGGAATAACCCGTACGCCACCTGCAAAGACGACGCAGAGGAGCTGCACACGGCTGCAGAAG TCTACGCTGCACCCGAGCTCAAGCTGGCCATTCTTCAAATCAGGGCGCCAATTGTGAAG ccaAAATCCAAAAGGTTCCGTCAGCTGCTGTTGTCCTGGATAAAATCTAGTGGTTTCTCCAGGACGGTCGTTCTCTCCAGCAGCCATGCCTACCAGAGGGATGACCAGCAGCTGCAAGG CCTCCTGAAGGCCAGTGCAGATGCCCTGAAGGAGCTGGGCTGGAAGGAGATGGAGAAGGTGCCCCCTTGCCTGGGACATTCAGACGCCAACACGGAGCCTAGACTTGTCGTCCCTGGTGGCGGCATCACCAAAGGGCTCTTCACAGACAG CTGTACTGAGGAGGTCCGGCTGGCCGTGTTGCTCATCTTCTGCTCGGAGGGCAACAACATCCCGGACGCCTTCACGCTCCTCAATCACCTTAACGACTGGCTCCACCTGCTGGACAGCCCT AAGCATGAGGCCAACAATTGGAAGATCCCAGCATCCTGGAGTCTCCTCTTTGGGAGCGGCATCCCTCCAGCACTCTTTTGA
- the psmg2 gene encoding proteasome assembly chaperone 2 isoform X1 yields the protein MFISSQSSTPVFKDLTLVMPAVAVGNVGQLAVDLIISTLNVRRVGYLHTDCLIPMAGNNPYATCKDDAEELHTAAEVYAAPELKLAILQIRAPIVKPKSKRFRQLLLSWIKSSGFSRTVVLSSSHAYQRDDQQLQGTPLRYLITPSLLKASADALKELGWKEMEKVPPCLGHSDANTEPRLVVPGGGITKGLFTDSCTEEVRLAVLLIFCSEGNNIPDAFTLLNHLNDWLHLLDSPKHEANNWKIPASWSLLFGSGIPPALF from the exons ATGTTTATCTCTTCACAAAGTTCTACGCCTGTATTTAAAGATTTGACGCTTGTTATG CCAGCAGTGGCGGTGGGCAATGTGGGCCAGCTGGCGGTGGACCTAATCATATCCACACTAAACGTGCGCCGAGTGGGCTACCTGCACACGGACTGCCTCATCCCCATGGCGGGGAATAACCCGTACGCCACCTGCAAAGACGACGCAGAGGAGCTGCACACGGCTGCAGAAG TCTACGCTGCACCCGAGCTCAAGCTGGCCATTCTTCAAATCAGGGCGCCAATTGTGAAG ccaAAATCCAAAAGGTTCCGTCAGCTGCTGTTGTCCTGGATAAAATCTAGTGGTTTCTCCAGGACGGTCGTTCTCTCCAGCAGCCATGCCTACCAGAGGGATGACCAGCAGCTGCAAGG CACTCCTCTAAGGTACCTAATCACCCCCAGCCTCCTGAAGGCCAGTGCAGATGCCCTGAAGGAGCTGGGCTGGAAGGAGATGGAGAAGGTGCCCCCTTGCCTGGGACATTCAGACGCCAACACGGAGCCTAGACTTGTCGTCCCTGGTGGCGGCATCACCAAAGGGCTCTTCACAGACAG CTGTACTGAGGAGGTCCGGCTGGCCGTGTTGCTCATCTTCTGCTCGGAGGGCAACAACATCCCGGACGCCTTCACGCTCCTCAATCACCTTAACGACTGGCTCCACCTGCTGGACAGCCCT AAGCATGAGGCCAACAATTGGAAGATCCCAGCATCCTGGAGTCTCCTCTTTGGGAGCGGCATCCCTCCAGCACTCTTTTGA